In Candidatus Nitrosotenuis uzonensis, one DNA window encodes the following:
- a CDS encoding NADH-quinone oxidoreductase subunit D — translation MSTQLPPGLQMEKVDERIMTLNVGPQHPGSGHMRLIVKIDGDYIVSCDPDPGYVHRGEEKMAEYRNYIQNIPHLERPVIHDSCNILYPYCLGVEELLGIEVPERAKYLRVIASELNRCVYIQYWLAIYGIFLGHSTMFMWPAGDRELFIDALEKMTGARVTHAYFVPGGIRNDVPANFEDMLLKRVNYFEKRIKEYAAVFYDNPILISRTRDAGILSREDAIRLGTTGSTLRASGVDFDLRKKEPYDVYGELDVHSNVLKEGDAYARSKIPWLDMLESCNIIRQAVQKMPKSGSVRVKLKPNPKGGNDEVYKRVESGRGSLGCYIVSDSKPEPYRVKMSVGSFRNMICLPYLLKGEKLGNMPAVYWSLNYWPVEADR, via the coding sequence ATGAGCACACAACTTCCGCCTGGACTGCAAATGGAAAAAGTCGACGAGCGAATAATGACGCTCAATGTAGGACCGCAGCATCCTGGATCTGGCCACATGAGGCTGATAGTGAAGATAGATGGCGACTATATTGTATCGTGCGATCCTGACCCGGGCTACGTTCATCGTGGAGAGGAAAAGATGGCAGAGTACAGAAACTACATACAAAACATACCGCACCTTGAGAGGCCTGTAATACACGATTCGTGCAACATATTGTATCCGTACTGTCTTGGGGTAGAGGAGCTTCTTGGAATAGAGGTGCCGGAAAGGGCCAAGTATCTGAGGGTGATTGCATCTGAGCTCAACAGGTGCGTTTACATCCAGTATTGGCTTGCAATTTACGGGATATTTCTTGGCCACTCTACTATGTTCATGTGGCCTGCAGGCGATAGGGAGCTTTTCATCGACGCACTAGAGAAGATGACAGGTGCTAGGGTGACACACGCATACTTTGTGCCAGGAGGAATCAGAAATGATGTACCTGCAAACTTTGAGGACATGCTGCTCAAGCGAGTCAACTATTTTGAAAAGCGCATCAAAGAATACGCCGCAGTATTTTATGATAACCCAATTCTCATATCCAGGACAAGAGATGCTGGCATACTATCAAGAGAGGACGCAATAAGGCTTGGCACTACGGGCTCGACGCTGCGTGCAAGCGGAGTGGACTTTGATCTTAGAAAGAAAGAGCCGTACGATGTGTATGGGGAACTTGATGTTCATTCAAACGTACTAAAGGAAGGCGACGCATACGCGCGATCCAAGATACCTTGGCTTGACATGCTTGAAAGCTGCAACATCATAAGGCAGGCAGTGCAAAAGATGCCCAAGTCCGGCTCTGTAAGAGTGAAGCTAAAGCCAAATCCGAAGGGAGGCAACGATGAGGTCTACAAGAGAGTAGAGTCGGGCCGAGGCTCGCTTGGATGCTATATTGTATCTGATAGCAAGCCAGAACCGTACCGGGTAAAGATGAGCGTCGGTTCGTTCAGGAACATGATCTGTCTTCCATATCTTCTCAAGGGTGAAAAGCTAGGAAACATGCCGGCAGTTTACTGGAGCTTGAACTACTGGCCAGTGGAGGCTGACAGATAA
- the nuoH gene encoding NADH-quinone oxidoreductase subunit NuoH, which translates to MSTIAPKFRLSYFIKSILDNTFWAITLLTLIGLPFVQVILFYLELPVIGGKLLDPYLALTILADPSRQIPLLKSFMQTEFFKIAVFPGFGFAALLAAGTIFVERKMLAKLQLRVGPFYCGKIEGLLQLMSDGIKLLSKEIIIPAKADKPIFWAAPVLFVATAAAFVSLIPAAGGGWVVADLDVGLIAVFAIIGFFPVITVLSSWSANSKFPFIGGIRALHQMVSFEIPLILSVLGVVILTGTLNLTEIAESQDTYWWIIFLPIGAIVFFIAMLAELERIPFDLPEAESEIVAGWLTEFSGMMYGLVQLGTYLKLYAFAALFVVLFLGGWNGPNVWPPFPEEIIEKGIEVGPVTAHFPGLPLLDQQMLNDVLWFVIKVVGVIFFILLPRGVFPRIRIDMLLHIGWYKLIGLAFVNIFIALGLLYAGVLGPEGIL; encoded by the coding sequence ATGTCAACGATAGCACCAAAATTCAGACTAAGCTATTTTATCAAGTCCATTCTGGACAACACGTTCTGGGCAATAACACTGCTCACACTCATAGGCCTTCCTTTTGTCCAGGTTATACTGTTCTACCTTGAGCTGCCGGTAATAGGCGGCAAGCTGCTAGACCCATATCTTGCGCTGACAATACTTGCGGACCCTTCAAGGCAGATACCTCTACTCAAATCGTTCATGCAGACGGAATTTTTCAAAATAGCAGTATTTCCTGGCTTTGGATTTGCGGCGCTTCTTGCAGCAGGAACCATATTCGTAGAAAGAAAGATGCTTGCAAAACTACAGCTAAGAGTGGGGCCGTTCTACTGCGGAAAAATAGAAGGGTTGTTGCAGCTTATGAGCGATGGAATCAAGCTTTTATCCAAAGAAATCATAATTCCTGCCAAGGCGGACAAGCCCATATTCTGGGCAGCGCCGGTGCTTTTTGTGGCAACTGCTGCAGCATTTGTCTCGCTTATTCCTGCTGCAGGGGGTGGCTGGGTGGTGGCAGATCTCGATGTGGGGCTGATTGCAGTCTTTGCAATAATAGGATTCTTTCCTGTCATAACTGTGCTATCGTCATGGTCTGCTAACAGCAAGTTCCCATTCATCGGCGGGATCAGGGCACTACACCAGATGGTCTCATTTGAAATTCCACTTATCCTGTCTGTTCTTGGAGTTGTCATACTTACTGGCACACTCAACCTCACCGAGATTGCAGAAAGCCAGGACACTTACTGGTGGATAATATTCTTGCCTATTGGCGCAATCGTGTTCTTTATAGCAATGCTTGCCGAGCTTGAAAGGATTCCGTTTGATCTTCCGGAGGCAGAAAGCGAGATAGTTGCAGGATGGCTCACCGAGTTTTCAGGAATGATGTATGGACTGGTGCAGCTTGGAACCTATCTGAAGCTGTACGCGTTTGCAGCTCTGTTTGTTGTACTGTTCCTTGGAGGATGGAACGGCCCGAACGTATGGCCGCCGTTCCCGGAGGAGATAATCGAGAAGGGAATAGAGGTGGGTCCTGTCACGGCGCACTTTCCAGGGCTGCCACTGCTTGATCAGCAGATGCTCAATGACGTCCTGTGGTTTGTGATCAAAGTTGTCGGAGTGATATTTTTCATACTGCTGCCAAGAGGTGTGTTTCCAAGAATCAGAATCGACATGCTTTTGCACATCGGATGGTACAAGCTAATTGGCCTTGCGTTTGTTAACATCTTTATAGCTCTCGGCTTGCTGTATGCCGGGGTACTAGGTCCGGAGGGAATATTGTAA
- a CDS encoding NADH-quinone oxidoreductase subunit B — MLKDLLTPQNANVFVGKLGDVLVKAVDAPLGYAINWSRLWSLWPVHIETACCSVEFGAASSPRYDVERFGIIEAFGSLRQCDLVVVQGTITRKMAPRLRLVYDQMPEPKYCIAMGACAITGGLYFDSYNVLPGIDGIIPVDVYVPGCPPRPETLIQGCMLLQEKIKRMKAR, encoded by the coding sequence TTGCTAAAGGATCTTCTGACACCTCAGAATGCCAACGTATTTGTTGGAAAGCTAGGTGACGTCCTTGTCAAAGCAGTTGATGCCCCACTAGGATACGCAATCAACTGGAGCAGACTGTGGTCATTGTGGCCAGTTCACATCGAGACGGCATGCTGTAGCGTAGAGTTCGGCGCAGCGTCAAGTCCAAGATACGATGTGGAAAGATTCGGCATCATCGAGGCGTTCGGGTCCTTGCGACAGTGCGATCTCGTGGTGGTTCAGGGAACCATTACAAGAAAGATGGCGCCAAGACTGCGACTTGTCTACGACCAGATGCCAGAGCCAAAGTACTGCATAGCAATGGGTGCCTGCGCAATCACGGGAGGACTATATTTTGACTCTTACAACGTCCTGCCAGGAATTGACGGCATCATACCAGTGGACGTGTATGTGCCGGGATGCCCCCCTAGACCTGAAACCCTCATACAAGGATGCATGCTATTGCAGGAAAAAATCAAGAGGATGAAGGCTAGGTAG
- a CDS encoding NADH-quinone oxidoreductase subunit C yields the protein MSEPQQETKPVAAEQPKELPKFEKSIADKIEKKFGGKAAIEFVKPTRIRVKVAKEDVLDVAKFIRDELHFDHAESVTGVDYPSDKEIEVVYHLGSYTDPELSKQILALATRAPREENPNPGNDSTRLPSLRDIFYSVEFHERECFEMLGVYFEGHPDNRRLLLPEDWADLPPLRKDFKIKGR from the coding sequence ATGAGCGAACCACAACAAGAAACAAAACCGGTAGCGGCAGAGCAGCCAAAGGAGCTTCCTAAATTTGAAAAGTCGATTGCAGACAAGATAGAGAAAAAATTCGGCGGCAAGGCGGCAATAGAGTTTGTCAAGCCGACAAGAATCAGGGTCAAGGTTGCCAAAGAAGACGTGCTTGACGTAGCCAAATTCATTCGAGACGAACTTCATTTTGATCATGCTGAATCAGTAACGGGGGTGGACTACCCCTCGGACAAGGAAATTGAGGTGGTGTATCATCTTGGCTCGTACACGGATCCAGAGCTTTCAAAGCAGATTCTTGCTCTTGCCACAAGGGCGCCAAGGGAGGAGAACCCAAATCCGGGAAACGACTCGACGCGACTTCCCAGTCTTAGAGATATATTCTACAGCGTAGAGTTCCATGAAAGAGAGTGTTTTGAGATGCTTGGAGTTTACTTTGAAGGTCATCCTGATAACAGAAGACTGCTGCTTCCAGAGGACTGGGCCGACCTTCCACCACTTCGCAAGGACTTTAAGATAAAGGGACGATAA
- a CDS encoding NADH-quinone oxidoreductase subunit A yields the protein MFGFAIVAVGPALLISRMISPRRRSNPVKFLPMEAGQVPKGEGRTHFMMQYYAYVLMFVIFDVMAIFLYAWGSSLLNLPKTATLPIIAFLGIMFAAMAFALYQSKRRNIW from the coding sequence ATGTTTGGCTTTGCTATAGTGGCAGTTGGACCTGCATTGTTGATATCACGTATGATCTCGCCTCGTAGGAGGAGCAATCCGGTAAAATTCCTGCCAATGGAGGCAGGCCAGGTACCAAAGGGCGAGGGAAGAACCCACTTTATGATGCAGTATTATGCGTACGTTCTGATGTTCGTCATATTTGATGTGATGGCAATATTCCTGTATGCTTGGGGAAGTTCGCTTTTGAATCTGCCCAAGACTGCGACCCTGCCTATTATCGCGTTTTTGGGGATAATGTTTGCTGCCATGGCATTTGCACTATACCAGTCAAAGAGGAGAAACATATGGTAG
- a CDS encoding NADH-quinone oxidoreductase subunit J, whose amino-acid sequence MADAVFLALSIMTIGSAIAALEVRSLIYGSIALMGTLGGIAGFFLLLDSPFVAMFQIAVYIGSIAVLILFTVMLVRRQLIFIKIEDKRRRYAGIGLMLVMMVGLGAVVLGSGIKSIQTDAPPVDFREIGGDFLTYYWPALVLMGFILAASVIGALTLARREDVTNEQHTA is encoded by the coding sequence ATGGCTGACGCTGTATTTCTGGCATTGTCAATTATGACAATAGGCTCTGCCATTGCCGCACTTGAGGTCCGCTCGCTCATTTACGGCTCCATTGCTCTGATGGGAACACTTGGTGGAATTGCCGGATTTTTCCTTCTTTTGGACTCGCCGTTTGTAGCTATGTTCCAGATTGCCGTGTATATTGGCTCAATAGCAGTGCTGATACTTTTCACCGTAATGCTTGTGCGCAGACAGCTGATATTTATCAAGATAGAAGACAAGCGAAGGCGATATGCCGGAATCGGCCTCATGCTTGTAATGATGGTAGGACTAGGTGCCGTCGTATTGGGCTCTGGAATTAAATCAATCCAGACAGATGCTCCGCCGGTAGACTTTAGGGAAATCGGAGGCGACTTTCTGACATACTACTGGCCGGCGCTAGTACTGATGGGATTCATCTTGGCAGCGTCAGTAATAGGCGCACTTACTTTAGCTAGAAGGGAGGATGTAACAAATGAGCAACACACTGCTTGA
- a CDS encoding NADH-quinone oxidoreductase subunit I, protein MGTATGIIKALNSGIKHLAVKRFTLRYPEQKLKFVGDGYQFDPTTGVGIAGYKGRHMLFHDHCTGCQLCSIACEGVAEAIAMVKVQEEWKHNKKGIMPQIDYGKCVFCGLCVDACPFYALYMTNDYELSSFSKEALIYTPAQLQVKPNVQQDAELIFDDPRGAKHG, encoded by the coding sequence ATGGGGACAGCAACTGGAATCATCAAAGCACTAAACTCTGGAATAAAGCATCTTGCGGTAAAGCGATTCACACTAAGATATCCTGAACAAAAACTAAAGTTCGTAGGAGACGGCTACCAGTTCGATCCTACAACCGGTGTAGGTATAGCAGGGTACAAGGGAAGACACATGCTGTTCCATGACCACTGCACGGGGTGCCAGCTGTGCTCCATTGCCTGCGAGGGAGTGGCAGAGGCAATTGCCATGGTAAAGGTCCAGGAAGAATGGAAGCACAACAAAAAGGGAATCATGCCACAGATAGACTATGGCAAGTGCGTCTTTTGCGGTCTTTGCGTTGATGCGTGCCCATTCTACGCACTATACATGACAAACGATTACGAGTTATCATCATTTTCAAAAGAGGCGCTAATTTACACACCTGCTCAGCTGCAGGTAAAGCCTAATGTCCAGCAGGACGCAGAGCTGATATTTGACGACCCAAGAGGTGCCAAGCATGGCTGA
- the nuoK gene encoding NADH-quinone oxidoreductase subunit NuoK produces MSNTLLDFMIVSIALLAIGIYGVSVKRNAIRMLFAIEIIVNAANLNLVAFARYLPGSEGQTFALFSIAIAAAEVGVGLALIIVAYRMYKNVDIAEFRSLKG; encoded by the coding sequence ATGAGCAACACACTGCTTGACTTTATGATTGTCTCAATTGCATTGCTTGCAATTGGAATCTACGGGGTATCTGTAAAGAGAAATGCAATACGCATGCTCTTTGCTATCGAGATAATAGTGAACGCAGCCAACCTCAACCTTGTTGCATTCGCAAGGTACTTGCCTGGAAGTGAGGGCCAGACATTTGCGCTGTTCTCAATCGCAATTGCCGCAGCCGAAGTGGGAGTTGGCCTGGCGCTAATAATCGTGGCATACAGAATGTACAAGAACGTTGACATTGCAGAATTCAGGAGTTTGAAGGGCTAG